Proteins encoded within one genomic window of Gemmatimonadaceae bacterium:
- a CDS encoding NADH-quinone oxidoreductase subunit J, with protein sequence MPDLIHALLQAGVQGPRAVPAVGTGTAPTLSMPHGTLSLWYTFHFYLFGLFAIVSAVLFVTRKSPVAAALWLVSTMFSLAALYVMLDAQFIGAIQVLVYAGAIMVVFLFVIMLLNLGSGEIGDMRAVGWKVVGGAVGIAILAEIFALTKAKTPVSLTLPQGFAAEQIAQSGAIAPFAGPLFNEYLLAFEVTSVLLLAAVVGAVLLGKQRGEENAR encoded by the coding sequence ATGCCGGATCTCATACACGCGCTGCTGCAGGCTGGCGTCCAGGGACCGCGAGCGGTGCCGGCCGTCGGCACCGGAACGGCGCCGACGCTGAGCATGCCTCACGGCACGCTCTCGCTCTGGTACACGTTTCATTTCTATCTCTTCGGCCTTTTCGCGATCGTGTCGGCGGTGCTCTTCGTGACGCGCAAGAGCCCCGTCGCGGCGGCGCTGTGGCTCGTCAGCACGATGTTCAGCCTCGCGGCGCTCTATGTGATGCTCGACGCGCAGTTCATCGGGGCCATTCAAGTTCTGGTATACGCCGGCGCGATCATGGTCGTGTTCCTGTTCGTCATCATGCTGCTCAACCTGGGCAGCGGTGAGATCGGCGATATGCGCGCCGTCGGCTGGAAGGTGGTGGGCGGCGCCGTCGGCATCGCGATTCTCGCCGAGATCTTCGCGCTGACCAAGGCGAAGACGCCGGTGAGCCTGACGCTGCCGCAGGGTTTCGCGGCGGAGCAGATCGCGCAAAGCGGCGCGATCGCGCCGTTCGCGGGTCCGTTGTTCAATGAATACCTGCTGGCCTTCGAGGTGACGAGCGTCCTGCTGCTCGCCGCCGTCGTCGGCGCGGTGCTGCTGGGCAAGCAACGCGGAGAAGAGAATGCTCGCTGA
- a CDS encoding NADH-quinone oxidoreductase subunit I has translation MISVKVLERPIEQTSYVRATVKGMALTLKHLLQPMSEKVTVQYPDEKWAVSPRWRGTHRMLTTEDGKAKCVACGLCPTVCPSNCIKLVPGEDENGNRYPLVFEIDEFRCIFCGYCQEVCPEEAIHLGRHFENSEYSREGFVYDLERLMAQTHPVCEMWDPADPKGE, from the coding sequence ATGATCAGTGTGAAAGTCCTGGAGCGCCCGATCGAGCAGACGAGCTACGTGCGCGCCACGGTGAAGGGCATGGCGCTCACGCTCAAGCATCTGCTCCAACCGATGTCCGAGAAGGTGACGGTGCAGTATCCGGACGAGAAGTGGGCGGTCTCGCCGCGGTGGCGCGGCACGCATCGCATGCTGACGACGGAAGACGGCAAGGCGAAATGCGTGGCGTGCGGGTTGTGTCCGACGGTGTGTCCGTCGAACTGCATCAAGCTCGTGCCGGGCGAAGACGAAAACGGCAATCGGTATCCGCTCGTGTTCGAGATCGACGAGTTCCGGTGCATCTTCTGCGGCTACTGCCAGGAAGTATGTCCGGAAGAGGCGATTCACCTCGGCCGGCATTTTGAGAACTCTGAATACAGCCGCGAGGGCTTCGTGTACGACCTCGAGCGCTTGATGGCGCAGACGCATCCGGTCTGCGAGATGTGGGATCCCGCCGACCCCAAGGGCGAGTAA
- the nuoH gene encoding NADH-quinone oxidoreductase subunit NuoH, translating into MIITTLMQAVAQTTTSSNGVEHLVPPASTGFWFLMTVVKMLVLFTIYMVGVMMVIWAERRICAFIQDRRGPNRVGPHGLLQSVADGVKNIMKEETYPKAAYMPLFILAPVMSFIPALLTWSVIPYGAPWDSKWGTIDMALAPLPIGYLFMLAISSLGVYGIVLAGWSSNNKYALLGGLRSSAQMISYEISMGMATIPVLILAGNVSLNQIVAQQAGRGLHWNVINLTIAFFVFIVAAFAETNRVPFDLPEAESELVAGYHAEYSAMKFSMFFIAEYANVMTASALMATLFFGGWDIPFTVWDNVAPHTLLKTLLTFGFFWAKILFFVFVFIWVRWTLPRFRYDQLMALGWKFMLPVALSYIVIVAAVTFGLDYSGIHPQSPYFALVMLGVNIVLLGILLGVVDRGRLISPAYSRLDKRNIEKLRRARYDRVRFEPVRNEGGAD; encoded by the coding sequence ATGATCATCACGACCCTCATGCAAGCGGTCGCGCAAACGACGACCTCGAGCAACGGCGTCGAGCATCTCGTGCCGCCGGCAAGCACCGGCTTCTGGTTCCTGATGACGGTCGTGAAGATGCTCGTTCTCTTCACGATCTATATGGTCGGCGTGATGATGGTGATCTGGGCCGAGCGGCGCATTTGCGCGTTCATCCAGGATCGGCGCGGGCCGAATCGCGTTGGACCGCACGGCTTGCTGCAGTCGGTCGCCGACGGCGTCAAGAACATCATGAAAGAGGAGACGTACCCGAAGGCGGCGTACATGCCCCTCTTCATCCTCGCGCCCGTGATGTCGTTCATTCCCGCGCTGCTCACCTGGTCGGTCATTCCGTACGGCGCGCCGTGGGATTCCAAGTGGGGCACGATCGACATGGCACTCGCGCCGCTGCCGATCGGCTACCTCTTCATGCTCGCGATCTCTTCGCTCGGCGTGTATGGCATCGTGCTCGCCGGCTGGTCGTCGAACAACAAATACGCGTTGCTCGGCGGCTTGCGGTCGAGCGCGCAGATGATCTCGTACGAGATCTCGATGGGCATGGCGACGATTCCGGTGCTGATCCTCGCCGGCAACGTCTCGCTGAATCAGATCGTCGCGCAGCAGGCCGGGCGCGGTTTGCACTGGAACGTCATCAATCTCACGATCGCGTTCTTCGTGTTCATCGTCGCGGCGTTCGCCGAGACGAACCGCGTGCCGTTCGACCTGCCGGAGGCGGAATCGGAGCTCGTCGCCGGCTACCACGCCGAATACAGCGCGATGAAGTTCTCGATGTTCTTCATCGCCGAGTATGCGAACGTGATGACGGCGAGCGCGCTGATGGCGACGCTGTTCTTCGGCGGCTGGGACATTCCGTTCACGGTGTGGGACAACGTCGCGCCGCACACGCTGCTCAAGACGCTGCTCACGTTCGGATTCTTCTGGGCGAAGATCCTGTTCTTCGTGTTCGTGTTCATCTGGGTGCGCTGGACGCTGCCGCGTTTCCGCTACGATCAGCTCATGGCGCTCGGCTGGAAGTTCATGCTGCCGGTGGCGCTTTCGTATATCGTCATCGTCGCGGCGGTCACGTTTGGATTGGACTACAGCGGCATTCATCCGCAGTCGCCGTACTTCGCGCTCGTCATGCTCGGCGTGAACATCGTGCTGCTCGGCATTCTGCTGGGCGTGGTGGATCGCGGGCGCTTGATCAGTCCCGCGTACTCGCGCCTCGACAAACGCAATATCGAAAAGCTTCGTCGCGCCCGGTATGATCGCGTGCGCTTCGAGCCGGTTCGGAACGAGGGAGGAGCAGACTGA